A genomic stretch from Chitinophaga agri includes:
- a CDS encoding RagB/SusD family nutrient uptake outer membrane protein, whose amino-acid sequence MKLTFMFAASLGLCMGVLSLVSCSEKNFLDQTETTNLDEKAVFSDSARTVQFLTNIYIDIGFTENATRFGNGGLDAACDEAEPQRSAAITTSVQFATGTVNPSIISGDAWATCYANIRRVNQLLRNLPRAPLPSYIRNVMAAEGRFLRAWYYASLLKHYGGIPLIGDTVYNVTDKIAAVRNSYKECVDYIVSECEAAAGALPLERVREDYGRVSGGAAMALKARVLLYAASPLFNGGNVDPQNPVTGYTDNVPDRWRLAADAAMIVMSSGAYALYEDNSTAPGYGFYKLFTLRVNPEYIFAKMQGLNRDLETAWQPPSRGGGQGAFPYQEFVDAFGMANGKAITDPASGYVAADPYKDRDPRLAYSVIRDQTLLIQNNGLKEPVNIYLNANGAGASQDAVLAGTPTGYYTNKMLDENISANFIHGSQRCFPLIRYAEVLLNFAEATNEIDGPVQSVYDAVAQIRRRAGLLPSELPTGLTREEMRELIHAERRIELAFEGHRFWDVRRWKIAEQTQNKVMNGMKVTRTGGQVTYTVFPVRKHNFRTAMYLWAIPQSETAKSPELQQNPNW is encoded by the coding sequence ATGAAACTGACCTTCATGTTCGCAGCTTCCCTGGGCCTGTGCATGGGAGTGCTTTCGCTGGTTTCCTGCAGTGAAAAGAATTTCCTGGATCAGACGGAGACAACCAACCTGGACGAAAAAGCCGTCTTTTCCGATAGTGCCAGGACCGTACAATTCCTGACCAACATCTACATTGACATCGGTTTTACCGAGAATGCCACCCGTTTTGGCAACGGCGGACTGGATGCTGCCTGTGATGAAGCAGAGCCACAGCGATCGGCTGCTATCACCACTTCCGTGCAGTTTGCCACCGGAACCGTCAATCCTTCCATCATCAGTGGTGATGCCTGGGCAACCTGTTACGCCAATATCCGCAGGGTGAACCAGCTGCTCCGGAACTTGCCCCGGGCACCGCTGCCTTCCTATATCCGTAATGTGATGGCGGCAGAAGGGCGTTTTCTGCGGGCATGGTATTATGCCTCCCTGCTCAAACATTATGGCGGTATCCCCCTGATCGGAGATACAGTATACAATGTCACCGATAAAATAGCTGCGGTGCGCAACTCATACAAGGAGTGCGTAGACTATATCGTTTCAGAATGTGAAGCCGCCGCAGGTGCTCTTCCGCTGGAGCGTGTACGGGAAGATTATGGACGCGTCAGCGGCGGTGCAGCCATGGCGCTGAAAGCAAGGGTGTTACTCTATGCAGCGAGCCCGTTGTTCAATGGTGGTAACGTCGATCCGCAGAACCCCGTGACAGGCTATACTGATAACGTACCTGACCGCTGGCGGCTGGCGGCAGATGCGGCCATGATAGTGATGTCTTCCGGCGCCTATGCGTTGTATGAAGATAATAGCACCGCGCCGGGTTATGGCTTCTATAAGCTGTTCACCCTGCGCGTGAACCCGGAATATATATTCGCGAAGATGCAGGGACTGAACCGCGACCTGGAAACTGCCTGGCAGCCACCATCCCGTGGCGGCGGACAAGGCGCTTTCCCCTACCAGGAGTTTGTTGATGCTTTCGGTATGGCCAATGGTAAAGCAATCACCGATCCGGCATCAGGATACGTAGCTGCTGATCCGTATAAAGATCGTGATCCCAGACTGGCCTATTCCGTCATCCGTGACCAGACGCTATTAATTCAGAATAACGGTCTTAAAGAGCCTGTCAATATCTACCTCAATGCCAACGGCGCCGGTGCCAGTCAGGATGCTGTCCTGGCGGGTACGCCTACCGGTTACTACACCAATAAAATGCTGGATGAGAACATCAGCGCCAACTTCATTCATGGCAGTCAGCGATGTTTTCCATTGATCCGCTATGCGGAAGTGCTGCTCAATTTTGCGGAGGCCACCAATGAGATAGACGGTCCTGTACAATCGGTGTACGATGCTGTCGCACAAATACGCAGGCGCGCAGGCCTGCTGCCCTCCGAATTGCCAACAGGACTCACCCGTGAAGAAATGCGGGAGCTGATCCATGCCGAACGAAGAATAGAGCTGGCATTTGAAGGTCACCGTTTCTGGGATGTCAGAAGATGGAAGATCGCGGAGCAGACCCAGAATAAGGTCATGAATGGTATGAAAGTCACCCGTACCGGTGGTCAGGTAACCTATACTGTCTTCCCTGTACGCAAACATAACTTCCGTACAGCCATGTACCTGTGGGCCATCCCGCAAAGTGAGACAGCAAAGTCACCCGAGCTGCAACAAAATCCAAACTGGTAA
- a CDS encoding DUF5004 domain-containing protein: MKSRLILCLLILLAGLHACKRHEISVPEQLKDISGQWRITKAVRNGVDITTLADFTKFRIRFTEKQEYRIENPMPFVVNKNGHYSLDDPAYPLRISFLQSGTDAPVSTGFTYPVVNGKRNLVFSFSPGCTANTYLYTLERIAP; encoded by the coding sequence ATGAAATCAAGACTGATCCTCTGCTTACTCATACTGCTCGCAGGTCTCCACGCCTGCAAACGTCATGAAATATCTGTACCTGAACAACTGAAAGACATCTCAGGTCAGTGGCGTATCACGAAGGCCGTGAGGAATGGCGTAGACATTACCACATTGGCCGACTTCACAAAGTTCAGGATACGGTTCACCGAAAAACAGGAGTACCGTATAGAAAATCCGATGCCTTTTGTGGTGAACAAAAACGGTCACTACTCCCTGGATGATCCGGCCTATCCATTGCGGATCTCCTTCCTGCAATCGGGCACAGATGCGCCCGTAAGTACCGGGTTCACTTATCCTGTGGTAAATGGCAAACGCAACCTGGTCTTTTCATTCAGTCCTGGCTGTACGGCTAATACTTACCTGTATACACTCGAAAGAATTGCTCCCTGA
- a CDS encoding DUF4961 domain-containing protein yields the protein MKKYIWMICAILCLLAGCVFLENVEQPANARPGEEMTININTRIDVADGGRSNVRLIIGFLAPKNWQAAANAAVTFTTSTYGNGKMVPVPATVDAGGGKNWPAILKERFGMGGNFMTDDLEWVVFWTEQAYNVPQGVKENIKVTVKLIPGTDNVQFKTGYFVGTSSEGLSDVFGSNNVYKCRFMDCFTITDGVSDLIDYCNPQIAAVTPGVATDNDLLTIAFDPDVVSTALSGADRIFLCAKAYTTTGKVLDACIQTDQSKLQPYTGRKSAITLWPRAHFNMQDGEQLEKIAYFFTDESGTTKVGYSNTDSPFVYTFKCQ from the coding sequence ATGAAAAAATATATATGGATGATCTGCGCTATCCTGTGCTTACTGGCAGGCTGCGTATTCCTGGAGAATGTAGAGCAACCTGCAAACGCCAGGCCTGGTGAAGAGATGACCATTAACATCAATACGCGTATAGACGTCGCTGATGGCGGACGCTCCAACGTCAGACTGATCATCGGTTTTCTGGCTCCTAAAAACTGGCAGGCTGCTGCAAATGCGGCGGTCACATTTACGACCAGTACCTATGGCAATGGCAAGATGGTGCCTGTCCCTGCCACGGTAGATGCTGGTGGCGGTAAGAACTGGCCGGCCATTCTGAAGGAGCGCTTCGGTATGGGCGGTAATTTCATGACGGACGACCTGGAATGGGTGGTCTTCTGGACAGAACAGGCCTATAATGTACCTCAGGGTGTAAAAGAGAATATTAAGGTAACGGTGAAGTTGATCCCCGGTACCGACAATGTACAATTCAAAACAGGCTATTTTGTCGGAACAAGTTCAGAAGGACTGAGTGATGTATTCGGTTCCAATAACGTATACAAATGCCGTTTCATGGATTGTTTCACTATCACCGATGGCGTTAGTGACCTGATTGACTACTGTAATCCGCAGATTGCGGCCGTTACGCCTGGTGTGGCTACTGACAATGATCTGCTAACGATTGCTTTTGATCCGGATGTGGTATCAACGGCTCTCAGTGGTGCAGACAGGATCTTCCTCTGTGCAAAGGCATATACTACCACGGGTAAAGTACTCGATGCCTGTATACAAACAGATCAGTCGAAGTTACAACCTTATACGGGTCGTAAATCGGCTATCACGCTCTGGCCCCGTGCTCACTTTAATATGCAGGACGGAGAGCAGCTGGAGAAAATAGCCTACTTCTTTACGGATGAAAGCGGGACAACGAAAGTGGGATACAGTAACACTGACAGCCCCTTTGTGTATACATTCAAATGCCAGTAG
- a CDS encoding SusC/RagA family TonB-linked outer membrane protein, translating to MAHNYITPYISSLTCMLLLLCGRAQAQQSFTVNGRLVDTYGQPLAKAAIAVKGTNDSIMTDAFGKFTIRAAQNNTLVIRQSGYHPLQYTVRDSVVVLRMEEVFIPTPASIPVLYGDADSRSSVGAIGTVYTSQIATTPATLYAYALPGRLAGLYSQQYSGFRNPGTGNNFDVDDFVGNIPRPGASEPNDNAEIGLWLRGQVPVTIIDGIQRDMFSIDPENIASISVLKDGLSTILLGQRSSRGVLLVTTKRARVGKPRLSFTAQTAIQQSLSMPKPLPAWQYAYLLNEALQNDGKAPLYKASDIHAFRDHTSPYTHPDVNWYDALLRDNAPLSRYNLNINGGGDVARYSVSLNYTSQQGIFKTSPDNSYNTNAGLKRYLINTDVNIDVTNHLNVGMQLFGRLQEGTQPGAGAGKVLSDLLGTSNAAYPVKNINGSWGGTGNLTTNLLSSTLNSGYIQDNSKDVMANVDLRYDLGDLLPGLSLKGKGNLSIQSANAINRSKQDLVYRMAVTQGDTTYARYGQAITQRNDFIPVFNAQYFFGQVSLNYDRHYGAHDVNAIVLADRRQTIFNYDLPGKSTNISAKASYNYGNRYFAEAAINRSGYNRYMPGRQCGTFYAGGLGWDMAREGFLADQAHWLDQLKLRATFAQTGNGIDNSGYYIWRQDFSENNGIGGGIYEQGTARSPASGFQENGLANVNISWETARKIDVGIDISLFNNRLQLTGDYYHDRYANLLQIRGKSIALSGAAYPPENIGINLYKGGELSLTWQSSLNNFHYFITANGSLEQSKVLFMDEQRRDYEWNKRTGQPVGMRFGYIADGFLQSAEEAATAPVMTGFKPLPGDIRYKDLNNDGAINQFDEAPIASAKPRIYYGVNAGFSWNGLEVSALVQGVTNRINYVANFATEAGFQFMNFTYGQAYEQITGRWTPETATTATYPRLTADANYNYNKAASSFWVRNGNYFRLKNVSVAYNLPYVWVQRLKLGGVRVFANGLNLFTHAPYDFIDPEVGVGAYPIQRVLNTGVNIKF from the coding sequence ATGGCACACAATTACATTACACCATATATCTCTTCGCTGACCTGTATGCTGTTGCTACTGTGCGGCAGGGCGCAGGCGCAGCAGTCCTTTACGGTGAATGGTCGTCTGGTAGATACCTACGGCCAGCCACTCGCGAAAGCCGCTATTGCTGTAAAAGGTACAAACGATAGTATCATGACCGATGCTTTCGGTAAGTTCACCATCAGGGCAGCACAGAATAACACCCTTGTTATTCGTCAGTCAGGCTATCATCCATTACAATACACCGTACGGGATTCGGTGGTTGTATTAAGAATGGAAGAAGTATTCATTCCGACCCCGGCATCCATACCGGTCTTGTATGGGGACGCTGATAGCCGTAGTAGTGTTGGTGCTATCGGAACGGTGTACACCAGTCAGATCGCCACAACACCTGCTACATTATATGCCTACGCCCTGCCAGGCCGCCTTGCAGGACTGTATTCCCAACAATATAGTGGCTTTCGTAATCCGGGTACCGGTAACAATTTTGACGTAGACGACTTTGTCGGCAACATCCCGCGTCCCGGCGCATCGGAGCCGAATGACAATGCTGAGATAGGATTATGGCTCCGTGGTCAGGTGCCCGTTACCATCATCGATGGTATACAGCGGGATATGTTCTCTATCGATCCGGAAAATATAGCATCTATCTCCGTACTGAAAGATGGGTTGTCGACTATCCTGCTGGGACAACGAAGTTCCCGTGGTGTATTACTGGTCACAACTAAAAGAGCACGTGTTGGTAAACCCCGTTTGTCATTCACGGCGCAAACGGCTATACAACAGTCGTTAAGTATGCCGAAACCTTTGCCTGCCTGGCAATATGCCTATCTGCTCAACGAAGCATTACAGAATGATGGTAAAGCGCCGCTATATAAAGCATCAGATATACACGCATTTCGTGATCACACCAGTCCATACACCCATCCTGATGTGAACTGGTACGATGCCTTGCTGAGAGATAATGCACCGCTGTCACGATATAATCTGAACATTAATGGTGGCGGAGACGTGGCACGTTACTCCGTATCATTGAATTATACCAGTCAGCAGGGGATCTTCAAAACATCGCCTGACAACAGCTATAATACCAACGCTGGTTTAAAACGCTATCTCATCAATACTGATGTAAACATCGATGTGACCAATCACCTCAACGTAGGTATGCAGCTATTCGGCCGTTTGCAGGAAGGAACGCAGCCTGGAGCTGGTGCGGGCAAAGTGCTGAGTGATCTATTGGGTACATCCAATGCGGCTTATCCGGTGAAGAATATCAACGGAAGCTGGGGCGGTACCGGTAACCTGACCACAAACCTGTTATCGTCCACGCTGAACAGCGGTTATATACAGGATAACAGTAAGGATGTGATGGCCAATGTCGATCTGCGTTATGACCTTGGTGACCTGCTGCCGGGGCTATCTCTGAAAGGAAAAGGTAACCTTTCTATACAATCGGCTAATGCTATCAACCGTAGCAAGCAGGACCTGGTGTATAGAATGGCGGTTACTCAGGGTGATACCACCTATGCAAGATATGGTCAGGCGATCACGCAGCGCAATGATTTTATTCCTGTATTCAATGCACAGTATTTCTTCGGGCAGGTATCACTGAACTACGACCGGCATTACGGTGCACATGATGTCAATGCCATCGTACTTGCCGACAGGCGACAGACCATTTTCAACTATGACCTCCCGGGTAAGTCAACGAATATATCTGCAAAGGCATCCTACAACTATGGTAACAGGTATTTCGCAGAGGCAGCTATTAACAGAAGCGGTTACAACCGCTATATGCCCGGCCGGCAGTGTGGTACCTTCTACGCAGGAGGCCTCGGCTGGGATATGGCCAGGGAAGGTTTTTTAGCAGATCAGGCGCACTGGCTGGATCAACTGAAGCTGCGGGCTACCTTCGCACAGACCGGAAATGGTATTGATAATTCAGGGTACTACATCTGGCGGCAGGACTTCAGCGAGAATAACGGTATTGGCGGTGGCATCTACGAACAGGGTACGGCCCGTTCCCCCGCTTCCGGTTTCCAGGAGAACGGACTGGCGAACGTCAATATCTCATGGGAAACTGCCCGGAAGATAGATGTTGGTATCGATATCTCATTATTCAATAACCGCCTGCAACTGACGGGCGATTATTACCATGACCGCTACGCTAACCTGTTACAGATAAGAGGTAAGAGCATTGCATTATCCGGTGCAGCCTATCCCCCGGAAAATATCGGTATCAACCTGTATAAAGGAGGAGAATTGTCTCTTACCTGGCAGTCTTCCCTGAATAACTTCCATTACTTCATTACAGCTAATGGTAGCCTGGAACAAAGTAAGGTGCTCTTCATGGACGAGCAGCGCCGTGACTACGAATGGAATAAAAGAACAGGACAGCCCGTGGGTATGCGGTTCGGCTACATTGCGGATGGCTTTTTACAATCAGCTGAAGAAGCCGCAACCGCTCCTGTCATGACCGGGTTCAAACCATTGCCCGGTGATATAAGGTACAAAGACCTGAACAATGATGGCGCCATTAACCAGTTTGATGAAGCGCCTATTGCCTCAGCTAAGCCACGTATTTATTACGGTGTCAATGCCGGCTTTTCATGGAATGGTCTGGAAGTAAGTGCCTTGGTACAGGGAGTGACCAACAGGATCAACTACGTGGCCAACTTTGCTACCGAAGCCGGTTTCCAGTTCATGAACTTCACTTACGGGCAGGCATATGAGCAGATCACCGGCCGCTGGACGCCTGAGACGGCCACAACGGCCACCTATCCACGTCTGACCGCTGATGCTAACTATAATTATAATAAGGCTGCTTCTTCTTTCTGGGTGCGTAATGGTAACTACTTCCGCCTCAAGAATGTCAGCGTTGCCTATAACCTTCCTTATGTATGGGTACAACGGTTGAAACTGGGTGGTGTCAGGGTGTTTGCAAACGGACTAAACCTGTTCACACATGCGCCGTACGACTTTATTGATCCGGAAGTAGGTGTAGGCGCCTATCCTATACAACGGGTACTGAATACAGGTGTCAATATTAAGTTCTAG
- a CDS encoding RagB/SusD family nutrient uptake outer membrane protein, which produces MMKQFPTIYLLAGFLLTLAACRKDYEAIPLEKVTIEYVFDKDDSLGTYANKFLNSVYSKLPGGYNRVGGDLLDAASDDAISGFTGTTSVSQLATGAYTSFATIPEETPWSNAYAAIRAASIFVSNINISPVKDKLANGSSVRLAWKAEARFIRALFYFELLKRYGGIPLMGDEVRELGDDVQLPRSSFADCVRYIVGECDAIKDSLRPNPIVAPELNSHRATRGAALALKARVLLYAASPLFNGGNIESGNTLTGYTDFNRERWKLAADAARVLIEEGKFALLPNSKDIFITQNNSEIIFFRQGGNNSDIESTNGPVGFAQVARGRTNPSQELIDAFPTDAGVPITDPAAGYNPDDPYAHRDPRLAMSIIYNGTRWLNTEIQTYDGGQNRPGGAEPGTKTGYYMRKFMGNFENATQYSNTPHDWIFLRYTEVLLNFAEAENEYNGATAQVYQVLKDLRARAGIPAGDIGLYGLKADLSQDEMRQVIRNERRIELAFEEHRFWDIRRWKIAQQVYGNALHGMSIIRNGGELTFNVVEVFKPVFMAPKMYLYPIPYDEVVKNDNMRQNPGW; this is translated from the coding sequence ATGATGAAGCAATTCCCAACTATATATCTCCTGGCCGGCTTCCTGCTCACACTGGCAGCCTGCCGGAAGGATTACGAAGCGATCCCGCTGGAGAAAGTGACCATAGAATACGTGTTTGATAAAGATGACTCCCTTGGTACCTATGCCAATAAATTTCTGAATAGCGTCTATTCAAAGCTGCCGGGTGGCTACAATCGCGTAGGTGGTGATCTGCTGGATGCGGCATCCGATGATGCCATCTCCGGCTTTACTGGTACGACCAGTGTGTCACAGCTGGCGACTGGCGCGTATACCTCTTTTGCAACTATCCCGGAGGAAACGCCCTGGTCAAATGCCTACGCGGCTATCCGTGCAGCCAGCATTTTTGTATCTAACATCAATATCTCTCCGGTGAAAGATAAACTGGCCAATGGCAGTTCTGTACGGCTGGCGTGGAAGGCGGAAGCCCGCTTTATAAGAGCGCTGTTTTATTTCGAATTACTGAAACGCTATGGTGGTATACCCTTGATGGGAGATGAGGTAAGAGAGCTGGGGGATGATGTGCAGCTACCCAGAAGCTCCTTTGCTGACTGTGTACGATACATCGTTGGTGAATGTGACGCTATCAAAGACAGTCTGCGTCCAAACCCCATCGTGGCGCCTGAGCTGAATAGTCATAGAGCGACACGTGGTGCTGCACTGGCCCTGAAGGCAAGGGTGTTACTGTATGCTGCCAGTCCCTTGTTCAATGGTGGAAACATCGAATCAGGTAATACACTGACCGGCTACACGGACTTTAACCGGGAGCGCTGGAAACTGGCGGCTGATGCTGCGCGTGTGTTGATCGAAGAAGGAAAATTTGCCCTGTTGCCCAATAGCAAAGATATCTTCATTACCCAGAATAATAGTGAGATCATCTTCTTCCGACAGGGTGGTAATAACTCGGATATCGAAAGTACAAACGGTCCTGTAGGATTTGCACAGGTCGCGCGTGGCCGTACGAATCCCTCACAGGAACTGATAGATGCCTTTCCTACGGATGCGGGTGTACCGATTACTGATCCGGCAGCTGGTTACAATCCGGATGATCCCTATGCGCATCGTGATCCACGGCTGGCAATGAGCATCATCTACAACGGTACAAGGTGGCTGAACACAGAGATACAAACGTATGATGGTGGGCAGAACAGACCCGGAGGCGCAGAGCCAGGTACCAAAACAGGCTACTACATGCGTAAGTTCATGGGCAATTTTGAGAATGCCACCCAATACAGTAACACGCCGCATGACTGGATCTTCCTGCGCTATACAGAAGTACTGCTCAATTTTGCGGAAGCAGAGAATGAATATAATGGTGCCACCGCCCAAGTATATCAGGTATTGAAAGACCTGCGTGCCCGTGCCGGTATCCCTGCGGGTGATATCGGGCTGTATGGGCTGAAGGCCGACCTGTCGCAGGACGAGATGCGTCAGGTGATCCGTAATGAACGCCGGATAGAGCTGGCCTTCGAAGAGCATCGCTTCTGGGACATTCGTCGCTGGAAGATAGCGCAACAGGTATATGGAAATGCCCTGCACGGGATGAGTATCATAAGGAACGGTGGAGAGCTGACCTTTAATGTGGTAGAAGTGTTCAAACCAGTCTTTATGGCGCCTAAAATGTACCTGTATCCTATACCATACGATGAGGTGGTGAAGAATGACAACATGCGCCAGAATCCCGGATGGTAA
- a CDS encoding SusC/RagA family TonB-linked outer membrane protein → MKYILLLLLSAMCLPLMAQQKTLNGTVKDLNGVLPGAAVAEKGVPANGAITDPDGRFKLTLKGHSNTVIVKLIGFTSQEINVTGLSTLDVILQPSTQGLDEVVVVGFTQARRITNTGAVSGITGAEIRNVPTANVQNTLMGKLPGFVSQQRSGQPGRDASDFFIRGVSSLNSEGNKPLIIVDDIEYSYEQLQQINVNEIESISILKDASTTAIYGIKGANGVLVVATRRGKSGRPQVNVRAETGVQAPVKTPRLLDSYNTATLVNEAYRNDGLTPLFTDADLELFRNGKDPYGHPNINWYETVFKKLAQQANSNIDISGGTEAVKYFISGGFLTQNGLVRDFSDPRNEVNTNYFFRRYNFRSNLDMRANKTLTLRLDLTARFGDINEPHAANVVSEVYNFEKIHPYSAPIMNPDGSYAFAADTKDKLPTINARLANGGYTRSKRTDFNALFGATQQLDFLTKGLSLTARVAYAGVELYSRNLFRPAEPPSYHYNPEDGSYTLDPRGNYRLQAYRVTGNTDLYSRNINTQAFLNYDRSFGDHTFNSLVLYNKQSYAFKSDVPANFRGLSFKAGYNYKQKYLLDFNGAYNGSDRFQAKKRNGFFPAVGAGWNISQESFFKDHKLPFSLLKLRASYGVVGSDVTSGNRYLYRQEYYYGGGYSFGENNSQQPSVYEGELGNMDVSWEKARKADIGIDMNLFKDKLSVTVDYFHDIRYDQLVRKGSVPGMIGIGFSPTNVAKTSNKGFDGQINYRGSIRRVNFNTSLVFQHFKNKVLFKDEAQPAYPWLRETGKPIDQPFGYTFIGYYTPEDVQKIAANTHDKPATPLTEYPIQAGDLKYKDLNNDGVIDNNDRGAIGRPNLANTVLGLTLGANYKGFSISLLFQGAFGYSFSVVGTGIETFQSQFQPIHQERWTPAHADNAAFPRLTSNPTTVNSARTYMSDFWLIDARYVRLKTIDIGYQLPSRWLPQRLNNARLYLSAYNFLTWTNYNKYQQDPEVVSNSAGDAYINQRVVNLGVQIGFK, encoded by the coding sequence ATGAAATATATTTTACTGTTATTGCTGTCAGCCATGTGCCTGCCACTAATGGCGCAGCAGAAAACACTCAATGGTACTGTAAAAGACCTCAACGGGGTATTACCCGGAGCTGCGGTGGCGGAGAAAGGTGTGCCTGCCAACGGGGCTATTACAGATCCTGACGGCAGGTTTAAACTGACACTGAAAGGTCATTCCAATACGGTGATCGTGAAACTGATCGGGTTCACCAGCCAGGAAATCAATGTAACGGGCCTATCTACACTGGACGTTATACTACAGCCTTCCACGCAGGGACTGGATGAGGTGGTGGTGGTAGGCTTTACACAAGCCAGGCGTATCACCAATACCGGTGCAGTAAGTGGTATTACCGGCGCTGAGATCAGGAATGTGCCTACGGCCAATGTACAGAATACCCTGATGGGAAAGCTGCCCGGATTTGTATCACAGCAACGTTCCGGTCAGCCGGGAAGGGATGCGTCCGATTTCTTTATCCGTGGCGTGAGCTCGCTGAACAGTGAGGGAAACAAACCACTGATCATTGTAGATGATATTGAATATTCCTATGAGCAGCTGCAGCAGATCAATGTCAATGAAATAGAAAGTATCTCTATCCTGAAAGATGCCTCTACCACAGCTATCTATGGCATCAAAGGTGCCAACGGCGTGCTGGTGGTAGCTACCCGCCGTGGTAAGAGCGGACGGCCACAGGTCAATGTGAGAGCGGAAACCGGTGTGCAGGCGCCTGTAAAGACGCCCAGACTATTAGACTCCTATAACACTGCTACACTGGTCAATGAAGCGTACAGGAACGATGGATTGACACCGCTCTTCACGGATGCTGATCTTGAGCTGTTCAGGAACGGGAAAGACCCTTACGGCCATCCCAATATCAACTGGTATGAAACGGTCTTTAAGAAGTTAGCACAGCAGGCCAACAGTAACATTGATATCTCCGGTGGTACTGAAGCGGTGAAGTACTTTATCTCTGGTGGTTTTCTGACGCAGAATGGTTTGGTAAGAGACTTCTCTGATCCCCGTAATGAGGTAAACACTAACTATTTCTTTCGCCGTTATAACTTTCGCTCCAACCTGGATATGCGGGCAAATAAAACATTAACACTGCGCCTTGACCTGACTGCCCGTTTCGGTGATATTAATGAGCCGCATGCGGCGAATGTTGTGTCGGAGGTCTATAACTTTGAAAAGATCCATCCTTATTCAGCGCCGATCATGAACCCGGACGGGAGTTATGCCTTCGCTGCGGATACGAAGGATAAGCTGCCGACTATTAACGCCAGGCTGGCTAACGGTGGGTATACCCGTAGCAAGCGCACTGATTTCAATGCATTATTCGGCGCTACCCAGCAGCTGGACTTTCTTACGAAAGGACTGTCGCTGACTGCCCGTGTGGCCTATGCCGGTGTTGAACTGTATTCCAGGAACCTGTTCCGCCCTGCTGAACCGCCATCATATCACTATAATCCTGAGGATGGCTCCTATACACTGGACCCAAGGGGGAACTACCGTCTGCAGGCATACCGGGTCACCGGCAACACAGACCTGTATAGCCGTAACATCAATACCCAGGCTTTTTTGAATTACGACCGCTCTTTTGGCGATCATACGTTCAACTCACTGGTATTATACAACAAGCAGAGTTATGCCTTTAAATCGGACGTTCCGGCCAATTTCCGGGGACTTTCCTTCAAGGCTGGCTACAACTATAAGCAAAAGTATCTCCTCGATTTTAATGGCGCCTATAACGGCTCCGATCGTTTCCAGGCGAAGAAGCGGAACGGTTTCTTCCCCGCAGTGGGTGCTGGCTGGAACATCTCCCAGGAGTCTTTCTTTAAAGACCATAAATTACCTTTCAGTCTCCTGAAGCTGCGTGCCTCTTATGGCGTGGTGGGTTCTGACGTTACATCGGGTAACCGTTACCTGTACCGGCAGGAGTACTATTACGGAGGCGGGTATTCCTTTGGTGAGAACAACTCCCAGCAACCATCTGTTTACGAAGGCGAACTGGGTAATATGGATGTATCCTGGGAGAAAGCCAGGAAGGCTGATATTGGTATTGACATGAACCTGTTCAAAGATAAGTTGTCTGTTACGGTCGACTACTTCCATGATATCCGCTATGATCAGCTGGTACGCAAAGGGTCTGTGCCAGGAATGATCGGTATCGGGTTTAGTCCGACGAACGTCGCTAAAACGAGTAACAAAGGTTTTGACGGACAGATCAACTACCGTGGCAGTATCCGCCGTGTGAACTTCAATACCAGCCTGGTATTCCAGCACTTTAAGAATAAAGTGTTGTTCAAGGATGAAGCACAGCCGGCCTATCCCTGGTTACGTGAAACCGGCAAGCCGATCGACCAGCCCTTCGGTTACACCTTCATCGGTTACTACACACCGGAAGATGTTCAGAAGATCGCTGCCAATACACACGATAAACCAGCGACACCGCTCACGGAATATCCTATACAGGCCGGTGACCTGAAATACAAAGATCTGAACAACGATGGGGTGATCGATAACAATGACCGGGGGGCCATTGGCCGTCCGAACCTGGCCAATACAGTCCTGGGGCTGACCCTGGGTGCAAACTACAAGGGATTTAGTATCAGTTTGCTGTTCCAGGGCGCTTTCGGATACAGCTTCAGTGTAGTAGGTACAGGTATTGAGACTTTCCAGAGTCAGTTTCAGCCCATTCACCAGGAGCGCTGGACACCTGCGCATGCAGATAATGCGGCATTCCCCCGCCTGACCAGCAATCCTACTACTGTGAACAGCGCCCGCACCTATATGTCCGATTTCTGGCTGATAGATGCCCGCTACGTACGACTGAAAACCATCGACATCGGTTACCAGTTGCCCAGCCGCTGGCTGCCACAGCGACTTAATAATGCGCGTCTCTACCTGAGCGCCTATAATTTCCTGACATGGACAAACTATAACAAATACCAGCAGGACCCTGAAGTGGTCAGCAATTCTGCCGGCGATGCATACATCAATCAGCGGGTCGTGAACCTGGGTGTGCAGATCGGATTTAAATAA